The Sporocytophaga myxococcoides genome includes a window with the following:
- a CDS encoding DUF72 domain-containing protein, with translation MKFGQVDNPEEIDFRLPADHKDTTKMLSENKKDKPFKVYVGCAKWNKTDLKNFYPKGTKDELTYYSSQFNSIELNATFYNAPSREQVLIWKDKTPADFKFFPKLTNSISHFKRLIDVQPAVEEFCDAVSQFDKKLGMVFLQMHDNFGPKNFDRVEKFINDFPKAVPLAIELRNKDWFQDTKEAERLYKLMEAKKKTNIIVDTAGRRDMLHMRLTTPKAFIRYVGANHESDYSRLDDWLKRIKKWREGGLQELYFFVHQNVEKESPLLSAYFIKKLNKAFELEIPIPKTLDGK, from the coding sequence ATGAAATTTGGCCAGGTAGATAATCCCGAAGAAATCGATTTTAGGTTGCCAGCAGACCATAAAGATACTACGAAGATGCTTTCGGAAAATAAAAAGGACAAGCCTTTCAAAGTGTATGTAGGATGTGCAAAATGGAATAAAACTGACTTAAAGAATTTTTATCCTAAAGGAACTAAAGACGAGCTGACATATTATTCATCTCAATTTAATAGTATAGAGCTTAATGCGACATTTTATAATGCACCTTCCAGAGAGCAGGTATTAATATGGAAGGACAAGACTCCTGCTGATTTTAAATTTTTTCCTAAGCTTACTAACAGCATCAGCCATTTTAAAAGACTGATAGATGTGCAACCTGCTGTAGAGGAGTTTTGTGATGCAGTATCTCAATTTGACAAAAAACTGGGTATGGTGTTTTTACAGATGCATGATAATTTTGGTCCAAAGAATTTTGATAGGGTAGAGAAATTTATTAATGATTTTCCTAAAGCTGTTCCTCTTGCTATAGAACTTAGAAATAAAGACTGGTTTCAAGATACCAAAGAGGCGGAGCGACTTTACAAGTTAATGGAAGCCAAGAAAAAGACCAACATAATTGTTGATACTGCCGGCAGAAGAGATATGTTGCATATGAGACTTACTACTCCCAAGGCATTTATAAGATATGTAGGAGCCAATCATGAGAGTGATTATTCCCGACTTGATGATTGGTTGAAGAGGATTAAGAAATGGAGGGAAGGGGGGCTTCAGGAGTTGTATTTTTTTGTGCATCAGAATGTAGAGAAGGAGTCACCTCTACTTTCAGCTTATTTTATTAAGAAATTAAACAAGGCTTTTGAGCTGGAAATACCGATTCCGAAAACATTGGATGGGAAGTAG
- a CDS encoding GlmU family protein, whose amino-acid sequence MNFILFDEPSIRQGLLPFTFTRPVAEVRIGILTITEKWKLRSGLDVSYITEEYLSDRFILNPGKENVFINGGVCPTDELVAAIKSLKDGEVIVKDGVIIAYKKVAEGKQIEFKGALIIIKRPWDIFLNNGKEITEDFDLITKGRISAPFSDPYTRIYNQDKVFIEEGVSIKAAILNAENGPIYLGKNSEIMEGAIIRGPFALGEGASVSMGAKFRGDTTVGPYSKIGGEVSNSVIFGYTNKAHDGFLGNSVIGEWCNLGADTNTSNLKNTYSEVQVYSYKEQDFVNTGKMFCGLLMADHSKCGINTMFNTGTVVGVNANIFGEGYPAKFVPSFAWGGDKNYSRYNFEKVIQVAERVMARRNIQLSKEEINILKYVFEIEDQQVRNF is encoded by the coding sequence ATGAATTTCATTTTATTCGACGAACCTTCAATAAGGCAGGGGCTTCTTCCTTTTACCTTTACCAGGCCTGTTGCTGAGGTAAGGATAGGTATATTAACCATAACGGAAAAATGGAAGTTAAGATCCGGATTGGATGTATCTTACATTACAGAAGAATATCTAAGTGATCGTTTCATTCTAAATCCTGGAAAGGAAAATGTATTTATTAACGGAGGAGTTTGTCCCACAGATGAACTTGTAGCTGCGATAAAAAGTCTCAAGGACGGGGAAGTTATTGTTAAGGATGGTGTTATCATTGCCTATAAAAAGGTAGCAGAAGGGAAACAGATTGAGTTTAAAGGTGCTTTAATCATCATAAAAAGACCCTGGGATATTTTTTTGAATAACGGTAAAGAAATAACAGAAGATTTCGATCTGATAACCAAAGGAAGAATCTCTGCTCCATTCTCAGATCCATATACCAGGATTTACAATCAGGATAAAGTATTTATAGAAGAGGGGGTATCAATAAAAGCTGCTATCCTAAATGCCGAAAATGGCCCCATCTATCTGGGAAAGAACTCTGAAATCATGGAAGGTGCAATTATTCGTGGACCTTTCGCTCTTGGCGAAGGGGCATCTGTAAGTATGGGAGCAAAATTCAGAGGAGATACAACTGTCGGTCCTTATTCTAAAATAGGTGGTGAAGTAAGTAATTCTGTAATATTCGGATATACCAACAAAGCTCATGATGGTTTTCTTGGTAATTCTGTAATCGGAGAATGGTGTAATTTGGGTGCAGATACAAATACTTCAAATCTTAAAAACACTTATTCAGAAGTTCAGGTATATAGCTATAAGGAGCAAGACTTTGTAAATACCGGAAAAATGTTTTGTGGTCTGTTGATGGCAGACCACTCTAAATGCGGAATCAATACTATGTTCAATACTGGCACTGTTGTGGGAGTAAATGCAAACATTTTCGGTGAAGGTTATCCTGCTAAATTTGTGCCTTCATTTGCCTGGGGAGGAGATAAAAATTATTCCAGATATAACTTTGAGAAAGTAATCCAGGTAGCCGAAAGGGTTATGGCACGGAGAAATATACAGCTATCCAAGGAAGAGATTAATATTCTGAAATACGTGTTTGAAATTGAAGATCAGCAGGTGAGAAATTTCTAA
- a CDS encoding SDR family oxidoreductase, producing the protein MKKKVLITGSNGLLGQKLVGLIADDENYDLIATARGENRLPMEPGAYVYKSMDITNRNQVMDIVSETKPDFIIHTAAMTNVDQCESEREACWAQNVDAVKYLIEASEKIKSHLIHLSTDFIFDGKNGPYDENAKANPLSYYGESKLAAEKLVLKSKAKWAIARTVLVYGIACDMSRSNIILWVKKSLEEGKKIQVVTDQWRTPTLAEDLAMGCYLMMENQATGIYNISGKDFLTPYEMAIKTADFFKLDKSLISKADSTIFKQPAVRPPKTGFILDKAMNDLGYDPHSFEEGIKLLAEQIAEV; encoded by the coding sequence ATGAAAAAGAAAGTTTTAATTACAGGTTCAAATGGCCTTTTGGGACAAAAACTTGTAGGTCTTATAGCTGATGACGAAAACTATGACCTGATCGCTACAGCAAGAGGTGAAAACAGACTTCCTATGGAGCCAGGAGCATATGTGTATAAGTCAATGGACATCACCAACCGAAACCAGGTGATGGATATAGTTTCTGAAACCAAACCTGACTTTATCATTCACACTGCAGCTATGACCAATGTAGACCAATGTGAGTCGGAGAGGGAAGCTTGCTGGGCACAGAATGTTGATGCAGTTAAATACCTTATTGAAGCATCTGAAAAGATAAAATCACATCTGATCCACTTATCTACAGATTTTATTTTTGATGGAAAGAATGGTCCTTATGATGAAAATGCTAAGGCCAACCCTTTGAGTTATTATGGAGAGAGTAAGCTGGCAGCAGAAAAACTTGTATTGAAAAGCAAAGCTAAATGGGCTATTGCAAGAACTGTACTTGTCTATGGTATTGCATGCGATATGAGTAGATCCAATATCATTCTTTGGGTTAAAAAAAGTCTGGAAGAAGGAAAGAAAATTCAGGTGGTAACAGATCAGTGGAGAACACCTACACTGGCTGAAGACCTAGCTATGGGCTGTTATCTTATGATGGAAAATCAGGCTACCGGTATCTATAACATAAGCGGAAAAGATTTCCTTACACCATATGAAATGGCTATTAAAACTGCCGATTTCTTTAAACTTGATAAGTCCCTTATTTCAAAAGCTGATAGTACAATTTTCAAACAACCAGCTGTAAGACCTCCGAAAACGGGCTTTATTCTTGATAAGGCAATGAATGATCTTGGTTATGACCCTCATTCTTTTGAAGAAGGTATTAAATTATTGGCTGAACAAATAGCTGAAGTTTAA
- a CDS encoding ATP-dependent zinc protease family protein produces MKKEKLTIGRSDIIDLPDLKIFKVKAKIDTGAYSCSIHCNNPKVTGNVKKKLSFTLPYFNGKEKEKIVFQTNNFSERIVKSSFGQIEKRFVIKTKVLIFNKLIETEFTLSDRSNMKHPILLGRKFLKNGFLVDVSKFNLSYKQKKSLNK; encoded by the coding sequence ATGAAAAAAGAGAAGCTAACTATAGGCCGCAGTGATATTATAGATCTTCCGGATCTTAAAATATTCAAGGTAAAAGCAAAAATTGATACCGGTGCTTATAGTTGTTCCATCCATTGCAATAATCCGAAGGTTACTGGCAATGTAAAGAAAAAACTGAGCTTCACCTTACCTTATTTTAATGGTAAGGAAAAGGAAAAAATTGTTTTTCAAACGAATAATTTTTCGGAAAGAATAGTGAAAAGTTCATTCGGGCAAATTGAAAAGCGTTTTGTGATAAAGACGAAAGTCCTCATTTTTAACAAACTTATTGAAACAGAGTTTACCCTTTCAGACAGATCTAACATGAAACATCCCATATTACTGGGAAGAAAATTTTTGAAAAATGGTTTCCTGGTAGATGTTTCCAAATTCAATTTATCCTACAAACAAAAGAAAAGCTTAAATAAGTAA
- a CDS encoding type B 50S ribosomal protein L31: MKKDIHPDYRAVVFQDSSSDFKFLTKSTIKTSETIKWEDGNTYPLVKVEVSSASHPFYTGKKIFVDAAGRVEKFKKKYQK; this comes from the coding sequence ATGAAAAAAGATATTCACCCGGATTACAGAGCAGTTGTTTTTCAAGATTCTTCTAGTGATTTTAAATTTCTTACAAAATCAACTATAAAGACTTCAGAAACAATTAAATGGGAAGATGGAAATACCTATCCTCTCGTTAAAGTTGAGGTTAGCTCAGCTTCTCACCCATTCTACACTGGCAAGAAAATATTTGTTGATGCTGCAGGTAGAGTTGAGAAATTCAAGAAAAAATACCAGAAGTAA
- a CDS encoding ABC transporter ATP-binding protein, protein MEIVKTENLSKSYGAFQALSDVSLGIKEGSIYGILGPNGAGKTTLLRILTGILGPDKGQYFFQSNIFTSDYQKRIGYLPEERGLYKKMKVEEQLVYFARLKGVAASEAKTRTTSFLEETGLAEWKNHTVDALSKGMQQKVQFIASIIHNPDLIILDEPFSGFDPVNAELLKNYIFRFRKEGKTILLSTHRMENAEELCDKIVLINKGKNVLEGEVKKIKEGVKKNRLIIEGEGILPENKLLYEVVDSETFAGNQFIATLIPAPGIVLNKIIEVLMPHINFKSFKEELPSLHEIFIDKIKGESDE, encoded by the coding sequence TTGGAAATAGTAAAAACAGAAAATCTTTCTAAATCCTATGGAGCGTTTCAAGCTCTAAGTGATGTATCATTAGGGATAAAGGAAGGAAGCATCTATGGTATCCTTGGTCCAAACGGGGCAGGGAAGACGACCTTGCTGAGAATCCTTACTGGAATCTTAGGTCCTGATAAAGGACAGTATTTCTTTCAGAGTAATATATTTACTTCTGATTATCAGAAGAGAATAGGTTATCTTCCTGAAGAAAGAGGCCTGTACAAAAAGATGAAGGTAGAAGAGCAGCTCGTTTATTTTGCAAGGTTGAAGGGGGTTGCTGCTTCAGAAGCTAAGACAAGAACTACCTCTTTTCTTGAAGAAACAGGTCTTGCGGAGTGGAAGAATCATACTGTTGATGCACTCTCGAAAGGAATGCAGCAAAAAGTGCAATTCATTGCCAGCATTATTCATAATCCTGACCTGATCATACTAGATGAGCCGTTTTCTGGCTTCGATCCTGTAAATGCTGAATTACTTAAAAATTATATTTTCAGATTCAGAAAAGAAGGAAAGACCATCCTCCTTTCAACCCACCGAATGGAGAATGCAGAAGAGCTGTGTGATAAAATTGTGCTTATCAACAAAGGAAAAAATGTTCTTGAAGGAGAGGTGAAAAAGATCAAAGAAGGTGTGAAGAAGAACAGACTTATAATTGAAGGAGAAGGTATTTTGCCTGAAAATAAACTCTTGTATGAGGTGGTAGATTCGGAAACTTTCGCAGGGAACCAGTTTATTGCTACATTGATTCCGGCACCGGGTATTGTTCTCAATAAAATCATTGAAGTCTTAATGCCGCATATTAACTTTAAAAGCTTTAAAGAGGAATTGCCCTCATTGCATGAAATATTTATTGATAAGATAAAGGGAGAAAGTGATGAATAA
- a CDS encoding phosphoribosyltransferase family protein — translation MAGEKNLILDKQQILQKIKRISFEIYENNFSEEEIVLAGIDEKGYIFANLLKNDIEGISPLKVMLVKIQLDKLANVQSEVHLDIDIEQIKNKTVILADDVLNTGRTLAYALKPFLNIELKKLQTAVIVDRSHQLFPIAADYVGYSLATTLRERIDVVLDENEYGVYLH, via the coding sequence ATGGCAGGTGAGAAAAATTTAATCCTTGACAAACAACAAATACTACAGAAAATCAAGAGGATATCTTTTGAAATCTATGAAAATAATTTTTCTGAAGAAGAAATTGTGCTGGCGGGGATCGATGAAAAAGGATACATTTTTGCCAACCTTCTCAAAAACGATATTGAGGGGATCTCCCCTTTAAAGGTCATGCTTGTTAAAATTCAGCTGGATAAATTAGCCAATGTACAAAGTGAAGTGCATCTCGATATTGATATTGAGCAGATTAAAAACAAAACTGTTATCCTCGCAGATGATGTTTTAAATACAGGTCGTACTTTAGCCTATGCGCTTAAACCTTTTCTGAATATTGAATTAAAAAAATTGCAAACTGCCGTTATCGTAGACAGAAGTCATCAATTATTTCCTATTGCAGCCGACTATGTTGGCTATTCACTCGCTACAACACTAAGAGAAAGGATTGATGTGGTTCTGGATGAAAACGAATACGGGGTTTATCTTCATTAA
- a CDS encoding DNA polymerase III subunit produces MLFSQIKGLEETKASLIASVKNRHVAHAQLFAGPEGSGSLAMALAYATYINCEEKGETDSCGTCASCNKFNKLIHPDLHFVFPVSTTKSVSKDASSALFMKEWRNFIAENPYGGLIEWGNFIGAENKQLNISVDESRNIIKTVTMKSFEAEYKIMVIWLPEQMNSSSANAILKVLEEPPVKTIFLLVTQNPDKIITTVLSRTQRVKIRPFTDEEVTKFLMEDKHLDEKKARQVAYLADGNLNEGLRLLQQAEEDNHQMFREWMRLCYKKVNILELVDWSEAFQKLGREGQKNLFQYGLNILRETLICRLNSKELLRLNEEDLKFVDGFSKALNEVKIENISKSLNEAYYHIERNANAKIVFLDLSLQISGMMKS; encoded by the coding sequence GTGTTATTTTCTCAGATTAAGGGTCTTGAAGAAACTAAGGCCAGCCTTATTGCTTCTGTAAAAAACAGACATGTTGCACATGCTCAGCTTTTTGCCGGACCAGAAGGAAGCGGCAGCCTTGCAATGGCACTAGCTTATGCGACTTATATCAACTGCGAGGAGAAAGGTGAAACAGATTCTTGTGGCACTTGTGCTTCCTGTAATAAATTCAATAAGCTTATCCACCCGGATCTGCATTTTGTGTTTCCAGTGAGCACCACAAAAAGTGTTTCGAAAGACGCATCAAGTGCATTGTTCATGAAAGAGTGGAGGAATTTCATTGCAGAAAATCCTTATGGAGGACTTATAGAATGGGGGAACTTTATAGGAGCAGAAAATAAACAACTGAATATATCAGTAGACGAAAGCAGAAATATAATAAAGACAGTGACCATGAAATCTTTCGAGGCAGAATATAAAATAATGGTCATCTGGCTTCCGGAACAAATGAATTCGTCTTCAGCCAATGCTATTCTTAAAGTCCTTGAAGAACCTCCGGTAAAAACAATATTTCTGCTTGTTACTCAGAACCCTGACAAGATCATAACAACGGTACTTTCCCGTACTCAAAGAGTGAAGATAAGACCTTTCACGGATGAAGAAGTAACTAAATTCTTAATGGAGGATAAGCATCTTGATGAAAAAAAAGCAAGACAAGTTGCTTATCTGGCAGATGGGAATCTGAATGAGGGATTAAGGTTGCTGCAGCAGGCAGAAGAAGACAACCATCAAATGTTCAGAGAATGGATGAGGCTTTGTTATAAAAAGGTCAATATCCTGGAACTTGTAGACTGGTCAGAAGCCTTCCAGAAACTTGGAAGAGAAGGTCAGAAAAATCTTTTCCAATATGGATTGAATATTCTTAGAGAAACCCTTATCTGTCGCCTCAATAGCAAAGAGCTTTTAAGACTTAATGAAGAAGATCTGAAGTTTGTAGATGGCTTTTCAAAAGCTTTAAACGAAGTTAAAATAGAAAATATTAGTAAGAGCCTGAATGAGGCATATTATCATATAGAGAGAAACGCTAATGCAAAAATTGTATTTCTTGATCTCTCTCTGCAAATATCCGGGATGATGAAGTCTTGA
- the rimK gene encoding 30S ribosomal protein S6--L-glutamate ligase — protein MRIAILSRNASLYSTKRLVEAAKERGHDVRVLDHLKCYVGIEAGNPTLYYNKEKITDYDAVIPRIGASVTFYGAAIVRQFEMMNVFSSTKSQAITRSRDKLRTLQVLSEAGIGVPKTAFASQSKDVDNLISHVGGAPVIIKLLEGTQGIGVVLAESKKAAKSVIEAFYGLKADILIQEFIKEANGSDIRAFVVDNEVVGAMKRQGKEGEFRSNLHRGGEGEMIELTHEERDAALCASKALGLSISGVDMLRSSRGPLIIEVNSSPGLQGIETVTQIDVAGKIIDFVERNKKKKAERDLIGV, from the coding sequence ATGCGTATTGCGATTCTTTCAAGAAATGCAAGCCTTTATTCCACAAAAAGACTTGTGGAGGCTGCTAAAGAGCGTGGTCACGATGTTAGGGTTCTGGATCATTTAAAATGTTATGTCGGGATAGAGGCAGGAAATCCAACGCTTTATTATAATAAAGAAAAGATAACTGATTATGATGCTGTAATTCCGAGAATAGGGGCTTCCGTTACATTTTATGGTGCTGCAATAGTGCGCCAGTTTGAAATGATGAACGTGTTCAGCTCAACGAAATCCCAGGCTATCACCAGATCAAGAGATAAGCTTAGAACACTTCAGGTTTTGAGCGAAGCTGGTATTGGAGTTCCGAAGACAGCATTTGCAAGCCAGTCAAAAGATGTAGATAACCTTATAAGCCATGTAGGTGGTGCGCCGGTAATTATTAAATTATTGGAAGGTACCCAGGGGATAGGGGTTGTACTTGCAGAATCTAAAAAAGCCGCTAAATCAGTAATTGAAGCATTTTATGGGCTCAAAGCTGATATCCTCATTCAGGAATTTATAAAAGAAGCCAACGGCTCTGATATACGCGCATTTGTGGTAGACAATGAAGTAGTGGGGGCTATGAAAAGGCAAGGTAAAGAAGGCGAATTCCGCTCTAACCTCCATCGTGGAGGGGAAGGCGAAATGATTGAACTTACACATGAAGAAAGGGACGCTGCATTATGTGCGTCAAAAGCCTTGGGCTTATCTATTTCCGGGGTGGATATGTTACGAAGCTCCAGAGGCCCTTTAATCATTGAAGTCAATTCTTCGCCGGGGTTGCAGGGAATTGAAACTGTAACTCAGATAGATGTGGCAGGCAAAATCATTGATTTTGTAGAACGCAATAAAAAGAAAAAGGCAGAACGGGATTTGATTGGAGTTTAG
- a CDS encoding ABC transporter permease, whose protein sequence is MNKVWLILQREYITRVRKKAFLILSFLGPLIFLVLMIVPAWLTVPQAKQKEVVVIDQHHILKEQLEAPFIIFSDQEKLNKNKASHLIILPPDTSGAINANLINASNISSEERQGIEQALKLAVAKTKLNASLPEINLTETRLLEKNAGEAAASIALFSAILVYFFIFLYGVQVMKSIIEEKANRILEVVVSSVTPFQLMVGKILGVALVSLTQFLIWVITTFTLSRLIFDKFKLERFSDENISQTLTTSHDAAQAMEVNEMLNFVGQINFGLIIPVFIFFFLVGYLFYSSLFAAIGAASDAETDTQQFMLPITLPLIFSFIMAPRILEMPDSTLAQILSYIPFTSPVVMMLRIPFGIPFWEIALSMIVLFSFFLLATLLAAKIYRVGILMYGKNATWKEVFRWLSYKD, encoded by the coding sequence ATGAATAAGGTTTGGTTGATTCTCCAAAGGGAGTACATTACAAGAGTCAGAAAAAAAGCTTTTCTTATCCTTTCTTTTCTTGGACCATTGATTTTTCTTGTCCTGATGATTGTTCCCGCATGGCTTACAGTGCCACAGGCTAAGCAGAAGGAGGTGGTTGTTATAGACCAGCATCACATCTTAAAAGAACAACTTGAAGCCCCTTTTATTATTTTTTCTGATCAGGAGAAGCTAAATAAAAACAAAGCTTCCCATCTAATTATTCTTCCACCTGATACATCCGGAGCAATAAATGCAAATCTTATCAATGCTTCAAATATATCTTCAGAAGAAAGGCAGGGAATAGAACAGGCTTTAAAACTCGCTGTTGCCAAAACTAAACTCAATGCATCTTTGCCTGAAATAAATTTAACAGAGACTAGGCTTCTAGAAAAGAATGCTGGTGAAGCTGCAGCTTCGATAGCCTTATTTTCTGCAATTCTGGTATACTTTTTTATATTCTTGTATGGTGTCCAGGTGATGAAGAGTATTATTGAAGAAAAGGCCAACAGAATACTTGAAGTGGTCGTCTCTTCAGTAACACCCTTTCAGCTCATGGTTGGAAAGATACTGGGAGTGGCCCTGGTAAGCCTTACTCAGTTTTTAATATGGGTAATCACTACATTTACTTTATCCCGTTTGATTTTTGATAAATTCAAGCTCGAACGCTTTTCTGACGAGAACATCAGTCAGACTTTGACAACTAGTCACGACGCGGCTCAGGCAATGGAAGTTAATGAAATGCTTAACTTTGTAGGACAGATCAATTTTGGTTTGATCATTCCGGTATTTATTTTCTTTTTCCTTGTAGGATATCTTTTTTATAGTTCACTGTTTGCCGCTATCGGGGCAGCTTCTGATGCAGAGACGGATACCCAGCAATTTATGCTGCCGATAACATTGCCTCTGATTTTTTCATTTATCATGGCTCCAAGGATATTGGAAATGCCTGACAGCACACTGGCCCAAATTCTTTCCTATATACCTTTTACAAGTCCTGTAGTCATGATGTTGCGAATACCATTTGGCATCCCATTCTGGGAAATTGCATTATCAATGATTGTACTATTCTCTTTTTTCCTGCTGGCGACTTTGCTTGCCGCAAAAATATATAGAGTGGGAATTTTAATGTATGGGAAAAACGCCACCTGGAAGGAAGTGTTCAGATGGCTTTCCTATAAAGACTAA
- a CDS encoding peptidylprolyl isomerase, translating into MKIKFFAIVLIFISLTAYGQTTKPSKKDYVVTIKTEFGDMVLLLSDLTPKHKENFLKLAQEGFYNGTTFHRIIDEFMIQGGDPNSKDADPNNDGMGGPGYTVPAEFNEKLKHNKGAVAAARMGDQVNPKRESSGSQFYIVENQDGAHFLDNQYTVFGQVVQGLDVIDKIATQPKDYRDRPSKNITMEVSIKKLKKKKIIKLYHCENFYKA; encoded by the coding sequence ATGAAAATTAAATTTTTTGCGATTGTATTGATTTTTATTTCCCTTACAGCTTATGGTCAAACTACAAAACCTTCCAAAAAGGATTACGTGGTGACAATAAAAACAGAATTTGGCGACATGGTATTGCTCCTTTCTGATCTTACTCCAAAGCATAAGGAAAACTTTCTAAAGCTTGCTCAGGAAGGGTTTTACAATGGAACTACCTTTCACAGAATTATTGATGAATTCATGATTCAGGGAGGAGATCCTAATTCTAAGGATGCCGATCCGAATAATGACGGAATGGGTGGGCCGGGCTATACTGTACCAGCAGAGTTTAATGAAAAACTGAAGCACAATAAAGGTGCTGTTGCAGCAGCAAGAATGGGCGACCAGGTGAATCCTAAAAGAGAATCCAGCGGATCGCAATTTTATATAGTAGAAAATCAGGATGGAGCACACTTCCTTGATAATCAATACACCGTTTTTGGTCAGGTGGTCCAGGGGCTCGATGTGATCGATAAAATTGCTACTCAGCCAAAGGATTACCGTGACAGACCTTCTAAAAATATTACAATGGAGGTTTCCATTAAAAAACTAAAAAAGAAAAAAATCATAAAACTATATCACTGCGAAAACTTTTATAAAGCATGA
- the hemC gene encoding hydroxymethylbilane synthase, protein MESKIRIGTRASKLAMWQTEYVAGVLNNAGYETEILKIETKGDKQLASAFSEIGTKGIFTEEIEVQLKDGSLDIAVHSAKDMQTDLGPELEIIAFTEREKPNDVLVSFDKSFALEDLSRVLVGTSSTRRKALLKHYFPHLSTTDARGNLQTRLKKMEDGLFPAMILAFAGMHRMGYNEFIVKELPVDIFTPAVGQGSIAIEAASSLSSDKKDIIRKLLNHIPTETCLIAERAFLNKLEGGCSIPVFGLGTIEGDLLKLRGGVVSPDGSEIVRKEIVGTQTDARKLGLQLAEEVLNSGGKEILKALKK, encoded by the coding sequence ATGGAGAGTAAAATCAGAATTGGAACCAGAGCCAGCAAACTGGCAATGTGGCAAACAGAATATGTCGCCGGAGTTTTGAATAACGCCGGGTATGAAACAGAGATTTTAAAGATTGAAACAAAAGGAGATAAGCAACTCGCTTCTGCCTTTTCCGAAATTGGAACCAAAGGAATTTTTACAGAAGAGATTGAGGTGCAATTGAAGGATGGGTCCCTGGATATTGCGGTTCATAGCGCAAAAGACATGCAGACGGATCTTGGACCTGAGCTGGAAATCATAGCATTCACTGAAAGAGAAAAACCAAACGACGTACTGGTTAGTTTTGACAAAAGCTTTGCTCTGGAAGACCTTTCAAGAGTATTGGTTGGTACTTCGTCCACAAGAAGAAAAGCTTTGCTAAAGCATTATTTTCCCCATCTTTCAACCACTGATGCAAGAGGAAACCTCCAGACAAGACTTAAGAAAATGGAAGACGGCCTTTTTCCTGCAATGATTCTTGCTTTTGCAGGCATGCATAGAATGGGCTATAATGAATTTATAGTAAAGGAACTTCCGGTGGATATTTTCACACCGGCTGTAGGACAGGGAAGTATTGCCATAGAAGCAGCCTCTTCTCTTTCTTCTGATAAAAAGGATATCATTAGGAAATTGCTAAACCATATTCCAACAGAAACTTGTCTGATTGCGGAGAGAGCTTTCCTTAATAAATTAGAAGGTGGTTGTAGCATTCCGGTTTTTGGCCTTGGAACGATAGAAGGAGATCTACTCAAATTAAGAGGAGGAGTTGTGAGTCCGGACGGTTCAGAAATTGTCAGGAAAGAGATAGTTGGAACCCAAACCGACGCGCGAAAATTAGGTTTGCAATTAGCTGAAGAGGTCCTAAACTCAGGAGGTAAAGAAATATTAAAAGCCTTAAAGAAATAA